The following proteins are co-located in the Triticum aestivum cultivar Chinese Spring chromosome 1A, IWGSC CS RefSeq v2.1, whole genome shotgun sequence genome:
- the LOC123069052 gene encoding protein SUPPRESSOR OF PHYA-105 1 yields the protein MEGTRAAEAAGGGGDVQVKGGKESGQAAQQQHQHQQQQQLPTGSEPVEMPATPLPHAREIEWSEHFSFFNSMGTGTGTDGVMGTPSVGMSRSESSRPGSVTQQQRCLAGCNADEKVEELTVRNCISSEAQQPAASAGGSTSSSGDRPAVMRGLWGNFTRMAWRTADAASREALAVSRGDIANLRNADLVSRENLAVSLGNGMGSQHIDASGNGMPFGRGENVNTEFSMSFGNQQQQHILSSRLNQSEQHILSSRLNQSEQHILSSRLNQSEQLILSSRLNQSEQHDLSSRPNQNEQHVLSSLPNQSEQHVLSSRPNQSEQHVLSSRPNQSEQHPPSSRPNQSEQHILSSRQNQSEQHIMSSRPNQSEQHIMSSRQNQSELHIMSSRPNQSEQHIMSSWPNQSELHIPSSRPNQSEQHIQSSRLNQSEQHILSSRPNQSEQHILSSRPNQSEQHILSSRPNQSEQHILSSRPNQNEQRSERDNGLKVSSFSNRIIDQMRSKTLTPSSGVQGSPFKPVLKGKRVTYQGSREEIQVQANARPRAPMDKIPKIPSSTHDSVARLDGTLFSSGGNVSESQYEGTSLRELIKPARQAMSKFEKMQLFKQILDHVDKSHAQGVTLQQLRPSYFIISSPNQVRYIGSYSKQDLSTPAKPDMAADDVFNRKRCFDQKTLHQECNGNGHSILKYQKVGEQGSVAVRRPIHPFRTDHKGGNQSEGADLGALGQGNSSCTVGGRSKFGEPYYGGNASYGQRFPNYGNQESVLELRMLEDSWYRSPEELNQSKGTFPSNIYSLGVLLFELFCCCETWELHCAAMSDLRHRILPPIFLSESPKEAGFCLWLLHPDPFSRPKARDILGCDLINEGQDLSVLDKAPAAINEEDTESGLLLNFLSQLKEEKEMHAAKLSADLASLQTDIVEAERRHSLRMGFSLGDMDVPASSNDVPGTSSNALRGASLSGLLTPPGRSGIYEERVMKNLQQLENAYYSTRSTIETSETNVIKRSDNDALRVRENFNHSDADAMNGPTDRLGCFFDGLCKYARHSRFEVRGILKNADILNSPNVICSLSFDRDEEYFAAAGVSKKIKIFEFDALLNDHVDIHYPIVEMPSKSKLSCVCWNNYIKNYLASTDYDGTVQLWDASTGQGFTQFTEHRKRAWSVSFSEVDPTRLASGSDDCCVKVWNINQKNSVDTIRNVANVCCVQFSPYSSRMLAFGSADYKTYCYDLRHTRIPWCTISGHGKAVSYVRFLDAETLISASTDNTLKIWDLNRTNPNGLSTNACSLTLSGHTNEKNFVGLSVHDGYITCGSENNEVYSYYKSFPMPITSHKFGSIDPITGQETNDDNQQFVSSVCWRGRSNMVVAANSSGSIKVLELV from the exons ATGGAGGGGactcgggcggcggaggcggccggcggcggcggggatgtgCAGGTTAAGGGCGGCAAGGAGAGCGGCCAGGCCGCGCAGCAGCAACAtcagcatcagcagcagcagcagctgccgacgggcagcgagCCGGTCGAGATGCCCGCCACGCCGCTGCCGCACGCCCGCGAAATCGAGTGGTCGGAGCATTTCTCCTTCTTCAACTCCATGGGCACCGGCACCGGCACGGACGGCGTGATGGGGACGCCCAGCGTCGGGATGTCGCGCTCCGAGTCGTCCAGGCCCGGCAGCGTCACCCAGCAGCAGCGCTGCCTGGCGGGCTGCAACGCCGACGAGAAGGTGGAGGAGCTCACCGTGAGGAACTGCATCAGCTCTGAGGCCCAGCAGCCTGCTGCCTCTGCCGGTGGGAGCACTAGCAGCAGTGGGGACAGGCCTGCCGTTATGCGGGGCCTCTGGGGTAACTTCACGCGCATGGCCTGGAGGACCGCCGATGCCGCTAGCAGGGAAGCCTTGGCGGTCAGCCGTGGTGACATTGCAAACTTGAGGAATGCTGATCTGGTCAGCAGGGAAAATTTGGCCGTCAGCCTTGGCAACGGCATGGGGTCTCAGCACATTGATGCTTCTGGCAATGGAATGCCATTTGGCCGCGGCGAAAATGTTAATACGGAGTTCAGTATGTCATttggtaatcagcagcagcagcatatCTTGTCTTCACGGCTGAATCAGAGCGAGCAGCATATCTTGTCTTCACGGCTGAATCAGAGCGAGCAGCATATCTTGTCTTCACGGCTGAATCAGAGCGAGCAGCTTATCTTGTCTTCACGGCTGAATCAGAGCGAGCAGCATGACCTGTCTTCACGGCCAAATCAGAACGAGCAACATGTCCTGTCTTCACTGCCGAATCAGAGCGAGCAGCATGTCCTGTCTTCACGGCCGAATCAGAGCGAGCAGCATGTCCTGTCTTCACGGCCGAATCAGAGCGAGCAGCATCCCCCCTCTTCACGGCCGAACCAAAGCGAGCAGCATATCTTGTCTTCACGGCAGAACCAAAGCGAGCAGCATATCATGTCTTCACGGCCGAACCAAAGTGAGCAGCATATCATGTCTTCACGGCAGAATCAAAGTGAGCTGCATATCATGTCTTCACGGCCGAATCAAAGTGAGCAGCATATCATGTCTTCATGGCCGAATCAAAGTGAGCTGCATATCCCGTCTTCACGGCCGAATCAAAGTGAGCAGCATATCCAGTCTTCACGGCTGAATCAGAGCGAGCAGCATATCCTGTCTTCACGGCCGAATCAAAGCGAGCAGCATATCCTGTCTTCACGGCCGAATCAAAGCGAGCAGCATATCTTGTCTTCACGGCCGAATCAAAGTGAGCAGCATATCCTGTCTTCACGGCCGAATCAAAATGAGCAGCGGTCTGAAAGGGATAATGGTCTGAAAGTGAGTAGCTTCTCAAATAGAATTATCGACCAGATGAGGAGTAAGACTTTGACACCTTCATCTGGGGTTCAGGGTTCCCCCTTTAAGCCTGTATTGAAGGGTAAAAGGGTTACCTACCAAGGTTCACGCGAGGAGATCCAAGTTCAAGCTAATGCAAGACCCAGAGCCCCTATGGATAAGATCCCTAAGATTCCTAGCTCAACACACGATTCTGTGGCCAGATTGGATGGTACACTTTTCAGCAGTGGTGGAAATGTTTCCGAATCTCAGTATGAGGGAACGAGCCTGAGGGAACTAATTAAGCCCGCACGCCAAGCGATGAGCAAGTTTGAGAAAATGCAGTTGTTCAAGCAGATCCTTGATCATGTAGACAAATCCCACGCACAGGGTGTAACCTTACAGCAGTTGCGACCGTCGTATTTTATAATATCATCCCCAAACCAAGTAAGGTATATCGGTTCTTACAGCAAACAAGATTTATCAACCCCAGCCAAACCGGATATGGCCGCAGATGATGTTTTTAACAGAAAACGATGCTTCGATCAGAAAACTTTGCACCAAGAGTGTAATGGCAATGGACATTCAATCCTGAAGTATCAGAAGGTTGGTGAACAAGGTTCTGTTGCCGTCAGGCGACCGATACATCCCTTCCGGACTGACCACAAAGGGGGCAACCAAAGTGAAGGTGCTGATCTAGGTGCTTTAGGACAGGGAAATTCTAGTTGCACCGTCGGAGGTCGTTCTAAGTTTGGCGAACCTTACTATGGCGGTAATGCATCTTATGGCCAACGTTTTCCTAATTATGGCAACCAAGAATCAGTACTTGAATTGAGGATGCTAGAAGATAGCTGGTACAGAAGCCCGGAAGAGCTCAATCAATCGAAAGGCACATTCCCATCCAACATCTACAGCCTTGGGGTTCTTTTATTTGAG CTCTTTTGCTGCTGTGAAACATGGGAGCTGCATTGTGCTGCAATGTCAGATCTTCGCCACCGGATCCTGCCTCCAATTTTTCTTTCAGAAAGTCCCAAGGAGGCTGGCTTCTGCCTTTGGCTATTGCATCCGGATCCTTTTTCTCGACCAAAAGCAAG AGACATTCTAGGATGTGACTTGATAAATGAGGGTCAGGATTTGTCGGTGTTAGATAAGGCGCCAGCTGCTATCAATGAGGAGGACACAGAGTCTGGTTTGTTACTGAATTTTCTGTCTCAACTGAAAGAAGAAAAGGAGATGCATGCTGCCAAGTTATCAGCAGATCTTGCAAGCTTGCAGACTGATATTGTAGAGGCTGAGAGAAGACACTCGTTGAGGATGGGGTTCAGTTTAGGGGACATGGATGTACCAGCAAGTTCTAATGATGTGCCAGGTACTTCATCAAATGCCCTGAGAGGGGCATCGTTGTCAGGTTTGCTAACACCACCAGGCAGGTCAGGCATATACGAGGAGAGGGTGATGAAGAATTTGCAGCAGCTTGAAAATGCATATTACTCCACGAGGTCCACCATTGAAACATCTGAGACTAATGTAATTAAGCGTTCCGATAATGATGCTTTAAGGGTCCGTGAAAACTTTAACCACAGTGACGCCGATGCTATGAATGGGCCAACAGACCGCCTTGGATGCTTTTTTGATGGTCTATGCAAATATGCCCGGCATAGTAGGTTTGAAGTACGAGGGATTTTGAAGAATGCTGATATACTTAACTCTCCAAATGTGATCTGCTCTTTGAGTTTTGACCGTGATGAAGAATATTTTGCTGCTGCTGGGGtctcaaagaaaatcaaaatattCGAATTTGATGCTCTTTTAAATGATCATGTTGATATTCATTATCCTATAGTAGAGATGCCTAGCAAGTCCAAGCTTAGTTGTGTCTGTTGGAACAACTATATAAAGAACTACTTGGCATCAACAGACTATGATGGCACTGTTCAG CTATGGGATGCAAGCACTGGCCAAGGGTTCACACAGTTTACAGAGCATCGGAAAAGAGCTTGGTCTGTGAGTTTCTCAGAGGTGGATCCAACTAGATTGGCAAGTGGGAGTGACGATTGTTGCGTGAAAGTTTGGAATATTAACCAG AAAAATAGCGTGGACACAATCAGAAATGTGGCCAACGTATGCTGTGTACAGTTCTCGCCGTACTCCTCTCGTATGTTAGCCTTTGGCTCAGCTGATTACAAGACATACTGTTATGATCTGAGGCATACAAGGATCCCCTGGTGTACCATTTCTGGACATGGGAAAGCTGTCAGCTATGTAAGATTCTTGGATGCAGAAACGCTTATATCTGCGTCAACTGACAATACCTTGAAGATATGGGATCTCAACCGGACTAATCCTAATGGATTATCTACTAATGCTTGCAGTCTGACATTGAGTGGTCATACCAACGAGAAG AATTTTGTAGGCTTATCCGTTCACGATGGATACATAACGTGCGGTTCTGAAAACAATGAA GTATATTCTTACTATAAAAGCTTTCCCATGCCAATAACTTCCCATAAGTTTGGTTCCATTGACCCAATAACCGGACAAGAGACGAATGATGATAATCAGCAGTTTGTGTCGAGCGTTTGCTGGAGAGGAAGGTCAAATATGGTGGTAGCCGCCAACTCTAGTGGGAGCATCAAAGTCCTTGAGCTTGTTTGA